GGCGCTGCTTGTCCCTCCCATGCTTTATGCTGTCATCAGCAAATCGGCATAAACTCGTCAAAAAAAGTTTGGATTTGTGTTTGGTCGATTACttctctgttgttacaatgctaattggttttgtatttatatcgttggaaagcctgtttatttacctttccaatgatgtccaacttgtaaggatcctgcatttgtgggatgagcagcataGCTGATTATATGAGTAGCACCTAAGTAAAATTTGCCAAATTACCCACataatcagctgtgctgctcatcccacaaacgcatgatccttacaagttggaaAGGTAAATAAGCAACCTTTcccaacgatataaaatacaaaaccatttagcattgtaacaacagagaaataatcgaccaaacacaaatttccaaACTTATTTTGACAAGTTTATTTATCCTCATGTTGGACCTCTGCTTCCCCCATTTCTCTTAGAAATTCATATGAAAATGTGTTGAGACATTATCTGAGCTTTCTAAATAAGCAAGGCCTAGATATCGAACAAGATGAAACAATGAAAAGTGACAAGTTATGAAGTAATGTAACATTTGCAAAAAGAGCTGTTTTGGTTAAGATAACAGTTGCTATTCAAACTGCTGTTATTAGGATAACCGTAATTATTAACGATGTAACCTCTTGTCTGTGAGCAATGAATTAATTTAAGCTAAGTTTAGTATCACTTGCCTAACAATTGTCTAGCACAAGTGTTCCTGTTAACGAGGGCCAAGCTCAAAACAGGTTTAGGCTACTATTCTTTTTAAATTTAGAAACATTTGCATTCCCAGATATAAAGCACATATCGGCCTAACAGTGAATTTTGGTAGGCACCTCACTGGTGGCGGGCTTTTTCTTGTTCACTCTCAGTTTTAGTTTAACTGGGCAgaatattaagaaaataacataaaatgcaattcctggaatttctaaatcatatccttggcaTAGTCGATTCAAAATATCAGCCACTAAACAGAAGTTCATCGTACTAGTCTAGAAGGCTCTGAAGGTGAAAAATGACATGGTCATTTAAAAACTTTATATTACATACTCGTAACATATATAAAAATGTTAAGGGTTAAATGAATGAAGATGTGTACatgaataaaaatgaatgttttgaAAGCAAGTGTGCTGTCTGTAGTGGACGCCCAAAAACTGATGAGCAAAAGGCTAGCGGACCACCAGCTCTGCCTGAGTGGACGAcagtggtccactggcctttttataaatagacatatatacctttatatgtctatgtttTTATATCTGGGATTATGGGAAATGAAAATGCCTGTTTTCATAACCTCTGCCAAGAAAGTGGTTTCCGTTCTGTTTCTTCGATTTTCGTTAAACTTGGAAATGAAcctatgatttatttatttatttattttggcccTGGCGGTCTGCGCTCTCCGAGTGCCCTTGTTGTTGGAATGTAGTAAATTGGACTTAAAATACCGTGTTGGCAGGTTTAGAGTTTTCCTATCGTTGCAATATTAttttaaaattattataatatataaataatgaaATTTTAGTCGCGCCATTTTGAGATAAGGGAAGCTGCTGATCGTCATTTCCTGGGGCCGTTGAAGTGTTTCCGCActgttgtgtgtatctgtatctctgATAGATTTCAGTCACTCTCGTTTTCCTGTGTTGCAGGGAATACGCGCGAGGGGCCCCTGGGGTGGAATAGAGCCATCATGGCTGCTGTTTACTCTGAAAAAGGTGGCACATTGCAAGGAGATATTGGGGTACTTTCACAAGAAAATAAGGAGGGTACTAGTAATGTTGGTTTACCTACTCCCAGCAAGCCTAAACAAATTAAAGCAGAAGACATAGGTGCATTCGTAGACTCAAGGCTTGGCCCAGCTACATCTAAGAACCACGCCGAGATTGTTGGGATGAACGCCATGCCACCTATTATAATAAAAGAGGAGCAAATCGAGGATGAAGAATATGTGCAGATAAACTTGAGTGATATCGCTGCAGGATCCGAGGAGAGAGCTTCTGATAATGAAAATGAGTCCGTTCAAGAAGCAAATGTTGATGGTGAGTAATGTCAGCTAACTATGATAATCAAATGCATATGTTACCGTCTAACGTTAGCTCACTAGTTAGCGTTCCTGTAAAGGTTGCTAGTTAGTTACCCCTGATGTTTGCTTGGCCCTAATGTTGACTTTGTCTTAAAAACTTGCAAGGAACCAAGGTATCATTGCGAGGCATCAGGTTATTGTTATTAGCTAACATGTGTCCGAGCTAGCTGGCTGTCTATTAGATGCTAATAGCGTTCTGTGAGTAAATAAACCAGACCAAACTGTTAACCAATATTAGTCAACTGACTTCGCGGTGTTTAGTACACGAGTATTAGTAATCTCAGTAAATCTCAAATAATACGCTCTTTGGTAGTTCCAATATCTTAATGGGGTGCATGGTGTACATGTGAGAATTTACACGACCAAATCATAAGGAGACTATAGCTAGCTACTGTAAGCTAACAGATAACCTTAAATGATGTCCGCACCAGATGATATGAGCTAGTCATTTTTTCGACCGGCTATCGAGACATAACGCTATGGCCAAAGAAAAAGTAGTACCGATTTATACTCTTAATACGTAGTTGCGATTCATAATCTTGTGTAGCCACCGTCCACATTTGTCACGTCCATCACATAAGCTGGGCTTGTTAGCTAGCTACTTAGCTAGCTGAGTAACATTACTGTAACTTGCTAAGTTCTTCTCTAATTGCGAAATTTCCGAGGACCTAGCAGTACAGCTCAGGCTCTCGACATGACTGTTGCAGCGTTGTCACATTTACTTGTAGTTTTAACTGTGCAAGTGTTTAGACAGGGTTTACCACAGAGTTAGGTCGGCTTATCTGTAATAATGGTCTGCCGTCAGTTAGTTGTTAGGCCAGTATAACTAAACAGTGGTTGCTGTATACTCCTCCATTTGCTGTGTACACCATGACGAGTGTGTACTGACGAGAATAATGTAATACTGTAGTCACTTGCATTCGCATgcatttaaaataaacattttgcaGGTAAGGTGGCATCGGTGTTAAGAACCAAAATTATAATTTTGTGGATACAAATGTTTTGCAAAGACTAATAGTTTAGTCTGTGCAAAAGTACAGTTTCCATTGTAGTATAGTTTACATTGGATTCCATTCTTAatcttatttaatttatcaGTAGATCTACATCTCTATAAATGTTGTGTATGAACGTTTGAGATGCATATCATGGACTTCCCATATCAAGTTGTAGTTTATGTAATTTGGCGTTATGTCACATAGGCCTTAACGTCTGTGCTGTATTTTTGGCCCCTCCCATATTTGAAATGCAGACCAAGCCCAGTGCTGAGTATTTTCAAAACCATAGATCGTTTTtgttaatagttttttttttttttttaaagatagatATACATGCACTGGAAAACACAAAGGTAATGCACACTGAAAAGTTATTAGCAACATTGGGGacttttgtcattttatttcaAGGATATTGGCTTCATTATTAGTACTTCCTGTGTGGCATGTTTGCGTTGTTACCTAAATAATGATATGAATGTGAACAAATCATGTGTGAAGTTGTATTCCAGCtcagaatgtcttttttttttaaacaataacTTCTTTGTCATGTGCAAACCAATTTGTGTGAATTTAATAAACATCTACGTTCTTGAGACCGTGGCGTTTTCTTTATTATCATTTAAACGAATGGAGAGAAATATATTGATGAAACAAGGTAATATATTTTTTAGCCTTATGCTGCTATACTTTTTtatccttttctcttttctttggcAACAGGAGTCGCCCTGACCTCCTATTTTCCCCTTTCTATTTCTAGGGGGGTGGCAATTCCGCTGTGTGGATTGTGGCGAGACCTTCGGGGACAAAGAGGTATACCTGGAGCACCGTCGAGAGCACACCCACGACGGTCCCATCGTGTGCCTGGACAGTGACTCTCAGTGGGACGACCTTCTCGTCTCTCAGGATGGTGGCCGGCGGACTCTCTGCTGTGCCCTTTGTGGGCGCAAATTTTCGAGTTCACGTGGCTTTTTCAGTCACCAACTGAAGCACCGTAATCAGGCACTGAAGCACGGTCAGGAGAACAGCTATGGACTGGGTGGCGTGAAGCAACGTTTTTATGAGTGTGAAGACTGTGGTAAGACGTACTCTACCATTGGTCAGTATCTCAACCATCAGCGATCTCACAAACAGGCCTCAAAGTCTGTCTTTCATCAGTTGGCAGACCTCAAGAAGAAGTCGTTCCAGTGCCCCACGTGTAGCCGCTGCTACTCTCGTGCTTCAGCCCTTGATGCCCATCGCCGCTGCCATGAGGTGAAACTGATCAAACCCCGAGCTGGTGGTACAGGGAAGGCACCAGTGGCTCAGGAACCTGCAAGTGAAAATGAAGGTTCTGACCAAGCTGCTGAGGCAACAGAGGAAAGCCAAAAAACTCCATATGCTTGTGAATGTGGCCGATCTTTTCGCACAATGTGTGGCTTAAGCACGCATCAACGCTTCAGCCATACATGCAACCCCACTGTTGTTAAAGTAATCAAGGAGGAATGTAAGCTACCTTTTAAGTGTTCCCAGTGTGAGAAACAGTTTGTGAGCCCAGTGGCGCTGGCGTGCCATGAGCGATGGCACAGAAGGCGCGACATGATTCGCAGTAGTGGCGTCTCCCTGACTTGTGAGGAGTGTGGCAAGTCTTTTACCTCACTCACCTTCTTCCACAAGCATCAAAGACTGGCTCACAGTGAGGAGGCTCCTGCAAAGTCTTTCCTTCATCAAGTGTGTCAGCTTCAGAAAAAGTCATTTGAATGTCAGGATTGTGGACGGCGGTTCTCCCGAGCCTCAGCTCTCCAGTCTCATCAGCTTTGCCACACAGATGTCTACGGTGACATAGAAACACCAGCTCAAACATCTGACGCAAGCCCTCCGTCGCCTCAAAAGCTGTACCTGTGCGACAAAGTGAAAGCTGCAAACTTTGCCATTGGAGCAATGGTTTATTCACAGGACAATACAGAAGTGTCAACTGACCTCAACAGCAGTGAGGTAGAAGAGGAGAATGAGACGGCGGACCTAAATGTAGAGGTGGTTAGTGTAACTGCCTCGGATGGCTCACTATTCGGGAGTGATGATGAGCTAGATCAGGACCAAAACCCTGATCTGGAATTGGTGTGTGAATCTGATGCTGACGAAGGAGACGAGCTGCCTTCAAGTCCAACACAAGATGATGCACCCACATCACCACCACAACATTATAAACCTGAGGTCAATGTGAAAATTGTAAAGGTCAACTTTGCTCACGTTACTGACCAAAATGTCAAGGAAAAGGGCTTGTTCAGAAGCGTGCCTCGAGAGCCTGTGAATTTTGAATGTCCGGAGTGTGGCAGAAAGTTTGAAAGTGCTGGTGGCCTACGCTGCCACAGGCTGTGGCACAGGGGTGGGATGGGGAAGAAAGCATGCATTAAGAGAAAGATTTCTCCCACCAGCTCTGTAGTGAAACGCCACTTTATCTGTGAAATTTGTGGCCATAAAAGTTACTCCAAGCCTGCTCACAATGCTCACCTGGGCAAACATGAGGAGAGAACCGCGTACAAATCCATCTCATACCAACTTGCTGGGCTTAAAAAGAACAGCTTTAAATGTGATGAGTGTGGGATGCGCTTTTCTCGACTCTCTGCCCTACACTCGCATCAGCAACATCATAACAATGAAAAGAAACCATTTGCATGCAAGAACTGTGACAAGAGTTACTCCAATGCCAGTGGGCTCTACAATCATAAAAAGTCGTGTTATCCTGGAAAAGTTGTTAAGAAAGACGCAGGGCCTGAGGTAAAAAAAGAGACTTTTAAtccaaagaaaaatcttcttgGCCCAAAGGTTCACCACTGTAAGCGATGTGGGAAGAGTTTTTGGTCTCTTGGAGCCTTGACTCATCACAAACAGTACCATACACATTGTACCACGGCTGAGCCCGAGTCCAGTCCCCCAGTTAATGGCCGTCCCCGCAGAGTCTCCTGCCCCATTTGTGGGCTCAAGTTTCGTAAAAGGGGTAGTTTGGCATGGCACATGCAGCGACAtaaacaaaagaagaaagaggtACATACTTGTGGAGAATGCGGCAAGTCCTATCGCTTGCTCACCTGTTTCCTGAAGCACCAGCTTATACACGCAGGTGTCCAGGATAATCCTCCAGCAATCAAGTCTTTTGATTTTCAGGTAGAGCAGGTAAAAAAGAATGCATACAGCTGCACGGAATGCGGGAAACTCTTCTCCCGTGCGATGGCGCTCCAGTTCCACATGAAAAGTCATGGGTACGAAACTGGCTTTTCAAAGTCCCAAGCCAAGGAAGGGTTGCAATGCCCAACCTGTCTTAATCAATTTCAAAATGAAGCAATGTTAGAAAACCATCAGAAGAGTTGTGGAAAAACAAAAGATGATAAGGGCGGTGAGGTGCCAATCACAGAAAGTGCATTGAAGTCAGAAGCAAAAGTTTTGCCAGAGCCCAAAACAGCAGATCTGAAATATAAATGTGTGGACTGCGGAAGAAGCTTTGCTGTTGTTGGAGCACTTAATTTTCATAAAAGAATCCATCTTAAGAGTCACACTAGTCTGGTCAAAACAAAAATTTCCAGACTTAGTCGGGTGGCAAAATTGACAACAGAGCAGAAAGCTGGCAAGTATCCATTTACTTGCTCTGATTGCGGCAGACATTTTACGAATAATTCTGCTCTAGGAACTCACAGGCGATGGCACACTGATAAAAAATTTGCTGGATTTTTGTCAAAAGAGGAGAAAACTTCTGTTACAAAATCTGTTGACAATGGGCCATTTCTTTGTAATCTCTGTGGCAAGGGAttcttttatttatgtgttctTCGCCGGCATCAGAAACACCACCCCCCAATCGAAGCCAATCCACCCGAAAAGGCCCACACGGCAGACATGGTCTCTGAATCAAAGACTAGCCCCTCAGCAAGCTCTTTAGCTTGTCCAGAATGTGACATGACCTTTTATGGAGGAACGCAGTTGGCTACCCATTTTGAAATGTACCATGCCACTTCTGAAAAATCATCCCCTCATGTCCCTTCCCCCAAAGTCCCATCAGGTCAGACTGGCATGCCAGCCAATGCCCCATCAAATACCAGCCCCTCAAAAAAGAACAGCTTGAAACTAAAAGTTCACCAATGTCCCCACTGCCCAAAGAATTACCCTAAAATCAGAGGTTTGCGAGCCCACAAATGGCAAGCACACAGGAAACCAATTAAGCCCGTTGTGCCCCTGAAGCCCTTCCCTTGCCCTGATTGTGAAAAACGGTACAGTTCTCAGGGAGCCCTTTACAATCACCGAAAGACCTGCAAAGCAGTAAAGGTAGAGGCCCCCAAACCCCCAGTCACAAAAGTGAAAGTTAAAGTGGAAGAGACTCCTGTTTCACGCAGGCCTGTGGAGCTGGTTAGCAAATGCTTTTTTAAGTGCCACAAGTGTGGAAAAGCTTTCCCCAGTGAGGAGCAGCTAAAGGCTCACAAGGATGTAGCAAAGACTCGGCCTTTCTGTTGTGCTCTCTGTTGCCGTGGCTACTGGACAGAagcccagctgcagcagcatctCTCCTGGCACGACGAGGTTCgtaaaaggctgcccactgaaCTCCGATACAGGCTCAGTACCTCAGTCTCCTCCGGGCTCAAGCCTAAACCTCAGTCCTCTCTGCCCAGCCCAGAGAAACACTCGCCGCCGCCTCCTCAAGTCAAGCAGTACCTAGCAAAACCTGTCGCACCTCCCCGCCAGAAGGGGCACAAGTGTCAGCACTGTGGCAAATCTTTCCTGTCCCCCCTGGCCCTGCAGCATCACCAGGCTCAGCACAAGACTAACCTAGCCCAACCCACTTACCACTGCACTCTATGCCCCCTCACCTTCACTGAGATTCGAGAGCTCATTGATCACCACCAGGAATGCATGGGTGATAAAGAACGGAAAGATTCCGATTCTGGTCCACCCACTAGAGACGGTGACGGCTTGACGTGCATCGAGTGTGGAATGTCCTTTGGTCAAGAGACTGAGTTGCATCAGCACTACATTGAACATGCACGTGGAGAATACTGATTGATTGAAGATATTAAAAGAATGTCCTGGGGTTAAGAATGAATGTTTGTATGAAGACACTATGATTTAGAGGATCCAGAGTTGATCTTCTGTCCAAAAACAAGTTCTGTATTGAGACATGCCGTTTTCTATATGTGAATAATGTGACTGCAGGTTTCACTATGGGAAGTCAATGTTTGTTTCTCAGGCAAATTTCTGTTGCGCTGGATGTAAAGTCCTTAGTTGAAATCAACATTTCCTGTGTAGTgatcagttcttttttttcctttttttttttttttttacatgcaacaCATTTGTCAAATAAGTGATTATAGATAATAAGGTGCTCCATATGGCCTTCACATTATCCAGGCATAACCACAGAGAAAGCATCACTCAAAACTATTCTTCAATGGAAGACATATGCAACTGTACCCATAAGAACCTTATGT
The DNA window shown above is from Clupea harengus chromosome 11, Ch_v2.0.2, whole genome shotgun sequence and carries:
- the si:ch211-261d7.6 gene encoding zinc finger protein 91 isoform X1, whose amino-acid sequence is MAAVYSEKGGTLQGDIGVLSQENKEGTSNVGLPTPSKPKQIKAEDIGAFVDSRLGPATSKNHAEIVGMNAMPPIIIKEEQIEDEEYVQINLSDIAAGSEERASDNENESVQEANVDGGWQFRCVDCGETFGDKEVYLEHRREHTHDGPIVCLDSDSQWDDLLVSQDGGRRTLCCALCGRKFSSSRGFFSHQLKHRNQALKHGQENSYGLGGVKQRFYECEDCGKTYSTIGQYLNHQRSHKQASKSVFHQLADLKKKSFQCPTCSRCYSRASALDAHRRCHEVKLIKPRAGGTGKAPVAQEPASENEGSDQAAEATEESQKTPYACECGRSFRTMCGLSTHQRFSHTCNPTVVKVIKEECKLPFKCSQCEKQFVSPVALACHERWHRRRDMIRSSGVSLTCEECGKSFTSLTFFHKHQRLAHSEEAPAKSFLHQVCQLQKKSFECQDCGRRFSRASALQSHQLCHTDVYGDIETPAQTSDASPPSPQKLYLCDKVKAANFAIGAMVYSQDNTEVSTDLNSSEVEEENETADLNVEVVSVTASDGSLFGSDDELDQDQNPDLELVCESDADEGDELPSSPTQDDAPTSPPQHYKPEVNVKIVKVNFAHVTDQNVKEKGLFRSVPREPVNFECPECGRKFESAGGLRCHRLWHRGGMGKKACIKRKISPTSSVVKRHFICEICGHKSYSKPAHNAHLGKHEERTAYKSISYQLAGLKKNSFKCDECGMRFSRLSALHSHQQHHNNEKKPFACKNCDKSYSNASGLYNHKKSCYPGKVVKKDAGPEVKKETFNPKKNLLGPKVHHCKRCGKSFWSLGALTHHKQYHTHCTTAEPESSPPVNGRPRRVSCPICGLKFRKRGSLAWHMQRHKQKKKEVHTCGECGKSYRLLTCFLKHQLIHAGVQDNPPAIKSFDFQVEQVKKNAYSCTECGKLFSRAMALQFHMKSHGYETGFSKSQAKEGLQCPTCLNQFQNEAMLENHQKSCGKTKDDKGGEVPITESALKSEAKVLPEPKTADLKYKCVDCGRSFAVVGALNFHKRIHLKSHTSLVKTKISRLSRVAKLTTEQKAGKYPFTCSDCGRHFTNNSALGTHRRWHTDKKFAGFLSKEEKTSVTKSVDNGPFLCNLCGKGFFYLCVLRRHQKHHPPIEANPPEKAHTADMVSESKTSPSASSLACPECDMTFYGGTQLATHFEMYHATSEKSSPHVPSPKVPSGQTGMPANAPSNTSPSKKNSLKLKVHQCPHCPKNYPKIRGLRAHKWQAHRKPIKPVVPLKPFPCPDCEKRYSSQGALYNHRKTCKAVKVEAPKPPVTKVKVKVEETPVSRRPVELVSKCFFKCHKCGKAFPSEEQLKAHKDVAKTRPFCCALCCRGYWTEAQLQQHLSWHDEVRKRLPTELRYRLSTSVSSGLKPKPQSSLPSPEKHSPPPPQVKQYLAKPVAPPRQKGHKCQHCGKSFLSPLALQHHQAQHKTNLAQPTYHCTLCPLTFTEIRELIDHHQECMGDKERKDSDSGPPTRDGDGLTCIECGMSFGQETELHQHYIEHARGEY